GGAACAGAATGAAGATCGTCCAACCCGACAGCGTCGTCGAAACCGTCAATGCCGAAGTCGCGTCATTCCTTGCAGCGCCGCTCGCGGTCATAGGGGGGAAACCGAGCCCCGCCCACTCGGGAAAAACCCTTCCCGTGTACAATCCCGCGACCGGCGAGGTACTCGCGCGGGTTCCAGCCTGCGGTCCGGCCGATATTGACCGCGCCGTCGCTGCGGCCCAGGCGGCGTTGGATGGACCGTGGTCGAAGATGCTGCCCGCGCAGCGCCAGGGGCTTCTCCTGAAGATCGCCGATCTGATCGAGGCCAACGGTGAGGAATTGGCGCAGCTTGAGACGCTGAACCAGGGCAAGTCGATCATGCTGTCGCGGCTGATCGAGGTGCAATCCTCGGCGGAGTATTTTCGATACATGGCCGGCTGGGCGACCAAGATAGAGGGCTCGACGCTCGACGTCTCCATTCCCATTCCGCCCGGCATGTCCTACCAGGCCTACACCCGAAAGGAACCGGTTGGCGTCGTGGCGGCGATCACGCCCTGGAACTTCCCACTCAACATGGCTGCATGGAAGATTGCTCCGGCCCTCGCGGCCGGCTGCACAGTCGTTCTGAAGCCGGCGGAAGAGACGCCGCTGACTTCGATGCGCCTCGCCCAGATCTGTCTGGAGGCCGGCCTTCCCGAGGGTGTCGTCAATGTCGTGACAGGTACGGGAGAAACGGCTGGTGCCGCCCTCGTCGCCCATCCAGGGGTCGCCAAGATCACCTTCACCGGCTCCACGGGTACTGGCAAGCTGATCGGCGTTCGGGCGATGCAGGACATGAAGCGCGTCACTCTGGAACTCGGTGGCAAGGCGCCGATGGTCATGTTCGACGACATGGACCTCGATCTGCTCGGCGCGGCAACCGGGATCGGCAGCTTCTTCAATACGGGGCAGACCTGCTGCGCCGGTGCGCGTATCTATCTGCAGAGGGGTATCTACGATAAGGCGCTCGAGGTGATCGCCAACATCACCCGCAGTCTGCCGCTCGGCTCCGGTTTCGATCCGAAGAACCAGATCAATCCCCTTGTCTCAGCCCGTCACCAGGCGCATGTGCAAGCGTGTATCGCACAGGGCATCAAGGACGGGGCGCGGCCGCTGATCGGTGCCACCGCCCCCGAACAGGGCTTCTATGTCGCACCCGAACTCTTCACCGATGTCAGGCAGAACATGGCCTTGATGCAGGAGGAAGTGTTCGGACCGGTGGTGTGCGTAATGCCGTTCGACCAGCCGGACGAGGGCATACGCCTTGCAAACGATACGCGTTACGGTCTGGGCGCATCACTGTGGACCACCGATCTCAACAAGATGATGCGCTACGTGCCGAAGCTCAAGGCCGGCGTGATCTGGGTGAACAGCCACAACATTCCCGACCAGAACATGCCGTTCGGCGGCTTCAAGCAGTCGGGCATCGGCAGGGAACACGGGCGCGGGGCGCTCGAAAACTACCTTGAGACCAAGTCCGTCTGCGTCGCCTATCGTTAGGCGGCCAGGCGTTTTCACCTTGCTGGCCATGCGTCAGCCACGGGAACAATCCATCCGATCCGACAGGGGCTGATCACCCCGGGCTTTACAAGAATGTCGCACGCCGACGCCGTTTCCTCCCGACGGCCTCGCGCGCAAGCGACCAACTGGGGAACTGAAACATGACAAGCATTGCCTCCTTTCCGGCAGCCGACATCGGCGGCCGGCAGTACGATTACATTGTCTGCGGCGCCGGCTCGGCCGGTTGCGCGCTGGCGGCCCGCCTCAGCGAGGCTCCGCACGTCAGCGTGCTTCTCATCGAGGGTGGTCACGGCGACACGCCCGACATGGTCTCGACGCCGCTGCGTACCATCGAGATCTGGCGTTCGGACTACGACTGGGGTTACACGACCGTGCCGCAACGGCACTGCCACGACCGGCAGGTATACTGGCCGCGCGGCAAGGTTATCGGCGGATCTTCCGCCATGAACGGCATGATCTATGTTCGCGGGCACGCGGCGGACTATGATGCATGGGCGCTGGCCGGTTGCCATGGCTGGGACTGGGCCAGCGTGCTGCCCTATTTCAGGAAGTCCGAGGATTTCGACCGTGGCGCCGATACATGGCACGGCACGGGCGGCCCGCTGCACGTGACCACGGATTACTCGGCCCATCCCGTGATGGACGCGCTTGTCGCGGCCGCGGTCGAGGCGGGCATCCCCTTCAATCCGGATTATAACGGCGCCTCGCTCGATGGCGTCAGCCGTATCCAGTTCAACACACTGAACGGCAAGCGGGCCTCGACCGCGGCCGCGTTCCTCGATCCGGCGAGAAATCGCGAGAATCTGACTGTCGCCGCCGCGACGCGAGTGGAGAAGGTGCTGATCGAGAAAGGGCGGGTCGTTGGAGTGAAGTGCCGCCGTGGCGGTGAAAGCTTCGAGGTCGGTGTCGGCCGCGAAGCCATCCTGTCCGCCGGCACGATGGAAAGCCCCCGCATCCTCATGCTCTCCGGCATAGGCCCGCGCGCGCATCTGTCCGATTTCGACATCGAGACGGTCGTCGACCTGCCGGGAGTCGGGCAGAACCTGCACGATCATACCTTGCTGCCCATGATCTTTGAATCGCGCGAGGACTACCCGTTCCCGACCGATCCGACGCTGCCGCCGATGCAGGTCCACATGTTCCTGAAGTCGCATCCGCAGATGGCGGTCGCCGACATACAACCGCTGTTCTTTTCCGTGCCGGCCTATGCGCCGGGACAGAGCGGACCAATGAATGCCTTCACGCTGCATGCGGCGGGTGTCCGTCCTTCTTCGCGCGGCGAACTAAGACTGACGGGTGCCGGCATCGACGATCCGCTGCATCTCGATCCGAACCTGCTCGCCACCGACTACGACGTCAGGACGCTGGTCACCTCCATGCGCCAGATTCGCGACATCGTCGCGCAGCCGGCGCTGAGCGACTGGGTGAAGAAAGAGGTCTATCCAGGCCCCTCGCGCGACGACGAGGCAAGTCTTGCCGAGTACGCCCGATCGGCGGTCGGAAGCTACCACCACCAGGTAGGCACATGCGCCATGGGTGTCTCCGCGCTGTCGGTGGTCGATCCCGAGCTTCGCGTCTACGGGATCGAGGGATTGAGGGTCGCAGACGCGTCGATCATGCCGGCTGTGCCCTCCGGAAACACCAACGCGCCCGCGATCATGATCGGCGAGAAGGCCGCCGACCTCATCAAAACTGCATCCAGCTGAAAGCAAGAGGGAGACCGAAATGACGAACCTCCATTTTTCCCGCCGCCGTCTGATGCAGCTTTCCGCTGCGTCCTTCGCGGCCCCATTCTTCCTGCCGATCCGGCCGGCCTTCTCCGCCGGCGAAACAATCCGGATCGGCTACGTTTCACCTCGCTCGGGCGCGCTCAGCGGTATTTCCGAAAGTGACGGATATGTCATCGAGCGCATTCGCGCCGCCCTTGGCGGTACGCTCGAAACGGCGTCCGGCACGCACGCCATCGAGATCATCGAGAAGGATACCCAGTCCGATCCCAACCGGGCCGGGGAACTCGCTTCCGACCTGATCCTCAGGGATGGCGTGCACCTCATGCTTGTCGGCTCAACGCCGGACACCACCAACCCTGTTGCCGACCTGTGCGAGCTCAACGGGGTGCCATGTGTGTCGGCGGCGACGCCCTGGCAATCGTGGTTCTTTGGCCGCGGCGGCGTGCCCGGCGAGAAAACATTCAGGTATACCAATCATTTCTTCTGGGGCGCCGAGGATCTCATGGAGGTCTATTTCGGCCTTTGGAACGGTCTCGAAACCAACAAGGTCGTCGGCGCGCTTTGGCCGAACGATCCGGACGGTATCGCCTTTTCGGATCCAGCGCTGGGCTTCCCTCCCGCTCTCGAGCAGGCCGGGTTCACGGTCGTCGATCCGGGTCGCTACACCAACCTGAAGGACGATTTTTCGGCAGAGATAAATGCCTTCAAGGCGGCGGGCGTAGAGATCGTCACCGGCGTGATGCTGCCGCCGGATCTTGCGACGTTCATGGCGCAGGCTAAACAGATGGGGTTCGCCCCGAAATTCGTGACCGTGGCCAAGGCGGCGCTGACGCCGAAGGGGATCGCCGGTTTTCCCGACGGGCTGGGCGCCAACCTGTCCGGCGAGGTCTACTGGGGGCCGCAATATCCTTTCACCTCGTCTCTCACCGGCGAGACGACGGCGGAACTTGCCGACGGTTATACTCGGGCCACCGGCAATCCCTGGCTGCAGGGAACCGGCTATGTTCACGCGCTGTTTGAAGTGGCGGTCGATATCCTGAAACGCACGCAGGCTCTGGATGCCGAGGCGATCGTCGAGGCGATGAACGCTACCGACCTCTCGACCTGCGTCGGACGGATCAAATGGGGCGATTTCGCAGCCACGCCGAACGTCGCCAAGACGCCGCTTGCCGGCGGTCAGTGGCAGGCAGACGGCAATGGCGGCTACAGGCTCGTCAGCACCTTCAACACTCCCCATCCCGAAGTCGCGGTGGATGGCACGCTGTTGCCGAAGACCTGGTAGAGACGATGGACGCTCATCGACAGACCTGCTTGCTTGAGGCGCGCGGGTTGACCAGGTGTTACGGTGCAGTCACCGTCGTGTCCGACGTCTCGCTCCGGCTTGCGCCGGGCGAGGCGCTAGGGGTCCTGGGGCCGAACGGCGCCGGGAAGACGACGCTTCTCAAGCTACTCACCGGTGACGTTAAGGCGAGTGCCGGCCAGGTGCTCTGGCATGGCGGCGACATCACGGCGCTGCCGCAGGCAGCCCGCTGCCGGGCCGGAATCGTGCGCACGAGCCAGATACCGCAGCCATTCGAGGGCCTGACGGTGTGGGAGAACGTGCTCACTGCGGCACTTCACGGCGGGGGCAGGCACGGCGAGGCGGCGGAGGACGCTGCATACGAGGCGCTGCGGCGCACCAGGCTGCTCGACCGGCAGGCAATGCCGGCCGGTCGGCTCTCGCTGATGGGGCGCAAGCGGCTCGAACTAAGTCGCGCGCTTGCGTGCGACCCGATGGTTCTACTGCTCGATGAGATCGCCGGAGGACTTTCCGATTTCGAGGTACACGACCTCGTGGCGCTGATCCGCGAAATCAATGCTTCGGGCGTGGCGATCATCTGGATCGAGCATATCGTGCACGCCCTGATCTCGGTCGCGACGCGCCTGGTCGCGCTCGATTTCGGCCGGATGCTCGCAGAGGGTGCACCGCAGGATGTCCTCAATTCCGAAGCTTTCAAGCGCGCTTATTTCGGCGATGCGGCACCTATAGAGGCGGGGATCTGATGGCACTATTGACGCTCGAGGGCGTGGCCGCCCGTTACGGGCAGTTTCAGGCGCTCCGCGACATCTCGCTCGATGTCGAGGAGGGAGAAACGCTGGCCGTCATCGGTGCGAACGGCGCCGGCAAGACGACGCTGATGCGCGTTGTGTGCGGCCTGCTCGCCAACAGTGCCGGTAAGGTGCGGCTGCGAGGCATGGAGATCGGTGGCCTGCCGGCTCAACAACTGACGGCGCGCGGGATCGCGATGGTGCCCGAGGGGCGGCGGTTGTTCCGCAGCCTGACCGTCGAGGACAACCTCCTGATCGGCGGATATTGCCGCCGCAAGGGGCCATGGACTCTTTCCAGGGTCTATGAACTGTTTCCCGAGCTCGTGAAACGTCGCAATAACCGGGGTCTCGACCTGTCCGGCGGGGAGCAGCAGATGGTTGCGATCGGCAGGGCGCTGATGTCCAACCCCGACCTGCTCCTGATGGATGAGATATCGCTCGGTCTTGCGCCGATCGTAGTGCGCCAGATCTACAACGCGCTTCCGTACATTACCGGTGACGGCATGTCCGTGGTCATCGTTGAGCAGGATGTGAACCGTGGCTTCTCTGTCGCTAGGCGGTTCTGCTGCCTGCTGGAAGGCCGCGTCAGCCTTGCCGGCCCTGTCGCCGACATCGACCGCAACGCTCTCACCGACGCCTATTTCGGAGTGGCCGCATGATCATACTGTCCACGCTCGTCAACGGTGTCCTGCTCGGCGGGTTCTATGCCCTGCTCGGCCTTGGCCTGGCGTTGACCTTCGGGATCATGCGCACGGTCAACCTCGCGCATGGCGACCTTGTCGTCTTCGCATCGTTCCTTGCGCTTGCCGTCGCAAGTTATCTCGGCCTTTCGCCGCTCGTCTCCACACTGCTGCTGGTGCCCTTTATGTTCGGGCTCGGTTATTCCTTGCAAGGCGCGGTTCTCAATCGGCGACTGAAGGATGGTATGATGCCGGCCGTGATCATCACGTTCGGTCTCGCCTTCATCATCCAGAATGGCCTGTTGCTAGGCTTCTCCGCCGATCGCATGGTGCTGCGACAAGGCACGCTCGAAACGGCGGGCATCACGGTACTTCCCGGGCTGACCGTCGGTGTGTTGCCACTTCTGACCTTTGGTGCGGTGCTGGCGCTGCTCGGCGGACTTCATCTTCTCTTCCGGCGCACGCTGATCGGTCGAGCATTTCGTGCGACCTCCGACGACGTGCAGATCGCCTCGCTGATGGGTATCGACCCCAAGCATATCTACGCGCTCGCGATGGGATTGGCCTGCGCCATCATCGCCGTCACCGGCATCCTCACGGGGCTGCGGTCAAATTTTTCCGCGTTTGACGGGCCGATCCGGCTGATCTTCGCCTTCGAGGTGATCATCATCGGCGGCATGGGATCGTTGCATGGAGTTCTTGCCGGCGGCATCATCCTGGGCCTCGCCCAGACGATCGGCGGCGCGTTAAATCCTATCTGGTTCCAGCTCGCCGGCCATATGGCGACACTGGCGATCCTGATCGTCCGGCCTTCCGGCCTCTTTCCCGAAACCGTAGACCGGAGTTGACGATGTTACGTGCCGCTTTGCTCGTTGCGACCTGTTTATTCCTGCTGACACTGCCCGCCTGGGGTTCGCCCTTCGCCCAGCGGTCCGTCGCCGAATTCCTCTACCTGCTGACGCTGGCACTCGCCTGGAACGTCCTGGCCGGATATGCCGGGCTCGTTTCCATCGGTCAGCAGGCCTTCGTCGGGGTCGGCGCCTACAGCCTGGTCGTCCTGGCCGAGGATATCGGAATCAATCCATTTCTGACGATACCGCTTGCCGCCGTCGTCGCCGGCATCGTCGCTTTGCCGGCGAGCTGGATTTTGTTTCGTCTGCGTGGCGCTTATTTCGCGGTCGCCACCTGGGTTATCGCCGAGGTGCTGAGGCTCGGCGCCAGCGCCAGCATAGACTGGCTCGGCGGCGGGCGGGGGCGGGCGGTTCGCAGCCTTATGCCGCTCGAGCGCGGCTTGCGCGAGGATCTGACATATTATGCGGCGTTCGCGCTTGCAGGCGTCACACTTTTCGCTGCGGTCTGGCTGCTTCGTTCCGGCACGGGCCTTGGCTTGATGGCGCTGCGCGACAGTGAAGGCGGAGCCGAGAGCATTGGCGTCGAAACGCGTCGAACGAAGCGGACGGTCTACATATTTGCGGCCGCAGTCGCCGGTGCAGCCGGCGCTCTCATCTACATCATGCAGGTCAATGTCCGTCCGGATGCGGCGTTTTCCATTAACTGGGCAGCCTATGTGATATTCATCGTCGTGATAGGCGGTATAGGCACGATCGAGGGACCGATCATAGGCACGCTCGCCTTCCTTGCGCTACGCGGAACGCTTTCGGGCCTCGAAAGCTGGTCGATGCTGATCTTCGGAGCGATCGCCGTCGTGGTGATGCTATTTGCGCCGCGCGGGATATGGGGCCTTGTCACGGACCGGTGGCCTGTCGCCCTTTTCCCCATCCAGCGACGCATGCCATCCCGCTTCACGCAGAAGGAACATCCCGCATGAGTGTCCCGGTGTCGTTCGAAAGACCCGCTTTCTATTTCAGCGAACAGACGCTGTGGTTCTCCACCCAGCAATCGGCGCTGGTGCTGCCCGTGGGCGGGTGGGTACAGCCGATGGTCGCCGGCGGGCATGCAGATTCGCCGGAGCCCAAGCGGCGGACGAAGTCGCTTGCCGAGGTTTCAGGCGTTATGGCGGAGTATGACCCGTTGGCGGCTCCAGCGGCCGGAGCGGACGTCCTGCTCGCCATCCATCCGCAGGACTATCTGGATCGCTTCAAGGCCACGAGCGATGCCGGCGGGGGTGCGCTTCATCCCACCGCTCCCTTCGCAGCGGGAAGTTACGAGATCGCGTTGCTTTCCGCCGGACAGGTCATCGGTGCTGTCCTTGAAGTGGCGGAGGGGCGTCGTCGCCGCGCTTATGCCGTGTCGCGGCCCTCCGGTCATCATTGCATGCCGGATATGCCTATGGGGTTCTGTCTCATTGCCAACGTTGCGGTTGCGGTGCGTGCGGCGCAGGCTGCGGGTCGCAAGCGCATCGCCGTTCTGGACTGGGACGTCCATCATGGGAACGGCACGGAAGCCTGTTTCTACGATGATCCGACAGTCCTGACGGTCTCGATGCATCAGGCGGGCTGCTTCCCGCCCGGCGATGCGGGCACTATGGAGGCCAAGGGTAGCGGAGACGGTGAGGGGTTCAATCTCAACGTTCCGCTCTGGCCCGGTAGCGGCCATGCTGTCTACATGGCTGCGTTACATCATATCGTTCTGCCGACAATCAGGGACTTCCAGCCCGATATGATCGTCGTCGTGAACGGCCTGGACGCCAATGCCGTCGATCCGCTCGCTCGGATGCTGCTTTCAAGCGAGAGTTTCAAGACGATGACCGAATCCGTCGTCGGCTTGGCCGACGAGCTCTGCGGCGGGCGGATCGCCATCATCCACGAAGGCGGCTACTCCGACGCCTATGTGCCGTTCTGCGCACATGCGGTATTAGCC
The window above is part of the Rhizobium sp. ACO-34A genome. Proteins encoded here:
- a CDS encoding ABC transporter ATP-binding protein, encoding MDAHRQTCLLEARGLTRCYGAVTVVSDVSLRLAPGEALGVLGPNGAGKTTLLKLLTGDVKASAGQVLWHGGDITALPQAARCRAGIVRTSQIPQPFEGLTVWENVLTAALHGGGRHGEAAEDAAYEALRRTRLLDRQAMPAGRLSLMGRKRLELSRALACDPMVLLLDEIAGGLSDFEVHDLVALIREINASGVAIIWIEHIVHALISVATRLVALDFGRMLAEGAPQDVLNSEAFKRAYFGDAAPIEAGI
- a CDS encoding ABC transporter ATP-binding protein — its product is MALLTLEGVAARYGQFQALRDISLDVEEGETLAVIGANGAGKTTLMRVVCGLLANSAGKVRLRGMEIGGLPAQQLTARGIAMVPEGRRLFRSLTVEDNLLIGGYCRRKGPWTLSRVYELFPELVKRRNNRGLDLSGGEQQMVAIGRALMSNPDLLLMDEISLGLAPIVVRQIYNALPYITGDGMSVVIVEQDVNRGFSVARRFCCLLEGRVSLAGPVADIDRNALTDAYFGVAA
- a CDS encoding class II histone deacetylase; its protein translation is MSVPVSFERPAFYFSEQTLWFSTQQSALVLPVGGWVQPMVAGGHADSPEPKRRTKSLAEVSGVMAEYDPLAAPAAGADVLLAIHPQDYLDRFKATSDAGGGALHPTAPFAAGSYEIALLSAGQVIGAVLEVAEGRRRRAYAVSRPSGHHCMPDMPMGFCLIANVAVAVRAAQAAGRKRIAVLDWDVHHGNGTEACFYDDPTVLTVSMHQAGCFPPGDAGTMEAKGSGDGEGFNLNVPLWPGSGHAVYMAALHHIVLPTIRDFQPDMIVVVNGLDANAVDPLARMLLSSESFKTMTESVVGLADELCGGRIAIIHEGGYSDAYVPFCAHAVLAALAGRPNPVTDPFLPIVEAQQPGADFDKAQFDALRTHPLWRD
- a CDS encoding branched-chain amino acid ABC transporter permease, whose product is MIILSTLVNGVLLGGFYALLGLGLALTFGIMRTVNLAHGDLVVFASFLALAVASYLGLSPLVSTLLLVPFMFGLGYSLQGAVLNRRLKDGMMPAVIITFGLAFIIQNGLLLGFSADRMVLRQGTLETAGITVLPGLTVGVLPLLTFGAVLALLGGLHLLFRRTLIGRAFRATSDDVQIASLMGIDPKHIYALAMGLACAIIAVTGILTGLRSNFSAFDGPIRLIFAFEVIIIGGMGSLHGVLAGGIILGLAQTIGGALNPIWFQLAGHMATLAILIVRPSGLFPETVDRS
- a CDS encoding ABC transporter substrate-binding protein; translated protein: MTNLHFSRRRLMQLSAASFAAPFFLPIRPAFSAGETIRIGYVSPRSGALSGISESDGYVIERIRAALGGTLETASGTHAIEIIEKDTQSDPNRAGELASDLILRDGVHLMLVGSTPDTTNPVADLCELNGVPCVSAATPWQSWFFGRGGVPGEKTFRYTNHFFWGAEDLMEVYFGLWNGLETNKVVGALWPNDPDGIAFSDPALGFPPALEQAGFTVVDPGRYTNLKDDFSAEINAFKAAGVEIVTGVMLPPDLATFMAQAKQMGFAPKFVTVAKAALTPKGIAGFPDGLGANLSGEVYWGPQYPFTSSLTGETTAELADGYTRATGNPWLQGTGYVHALFEVAVDILKRTQALDAEAIVEAMNATDLSTCVGRIKWGDFAATPNVAKTPLAGGQWQADGNGGYRLVSTFNTPHPEVAVDGTLLPKTW
- a CDS encoding choline dehydrogenase, with the protein product MTSIASFPAADIGGRQYDYIVCGAGSAGCALAARLSEAPHVSVLLIEGGHGDTPDMVSTPLRTIEIWRSDYDWGYTTVPQRHCHDRQVYWPRGKVIGGSSAMNGMIYVRGHAADYDAWALAGCHGWDWASVLPYFRKSEDFDRGADTWHGTGGPLHVTTDYSAHPVMDALVAAAVEAGIPFNPDYNGASLDGVSRIQFNTLNGKRASTAAAFLDPARNRENLTVAAATRVEKVLIEKGRVVGVKCRRGGESFEVGVGREAILSAGTMESPRILMLSGIGPRAHLSDFDIETVVDLPGVGQNLHDHTLLPMIFESREDYPFPTDPTLPPMQVHMFLKSHPQMAVADIQPLFFSVPAYAPGQSGPMNAFTLHAAGVRPSSRGELRLTGAGIDDPLHLDPNLLATDYDVRTLVTSMRQIRDIVAQPALSDWVKKEVYPGPSRDDEASLAEYARSAVGSYHHQVGTCAMGVSALSVVDPELRVYGIEGLRVADASIMPAVPSGNTNAPAIMIGEKAADLIKTASS
- a CDS encoding aldehyde dehydrogenase yields the protein MKIVQPDSVVETVNAEVASFLAAPLAVIGGKPSPAHSGKTLPVYNPATGEVLARVPACGPADIDRAVAAAQAALDGPWSKMLPAQRQGLLLKIADLIEANGEELAQLETLNQGKSIMLSRLIEVQSSAEYFRYMAGWATKIEGSTLDVSIPIPPGMSYQAYTRKEPVGVVAAITPWNFPLNMAAWKIAPALAAGCTVVLKPAEETPLTSMRLAQICLEAGLPEGVVNVVTGTGETAGAALVAHPGVAKITFTGSTGTGKLIGVRAMQDMKRVTLELGGKAPMVMFDDMDLDLLGAATGIGSFFNTGQTCCAGARIYLQRGIYDKALEVIANITRSLPLGSGFDPKNQINPLVSARHQAHVQACIAQGIKDGARPLIGATAPEQGFYVAPELFTDVRQNMALMQEEVFGPVVCVMPFDQPDEGIRLANDTRYGLGASLWTTDLNKMMRYVPKLKAGVIWVNSHNIPDQNMPFGGFKQSGIGREHGRGALENYLETKSVCVAYR